A stretch of DNA from Campylobacter gracilis:
TTCAGATCCTAGCTACGCGGGGCAGTTTATTATTTTCACTATGCCTGAAATCGGTATCGTAGGGATCAACGAAAACGACAAGGAAAGCTCCAAAATCCACGCCAGCGGAATTTTTGTAAGAAATTTTAACAACGAGCCTTCAAATTTCCGCTCGCAGATGAGCTTGGAGGATTATTTTCTGCAAAACGGAAAATTCGGCGTTTACGACATCGACACTAGATTTTTAACCAAAATGCTGCGCGATCAGGGCAGTCTGCGCGCCTTCGTCTCTACGCAGATCAGCGATAAGGCGGCTCTTAAAAAGGCGCTTAGCGAGTCTGCGCGCATAGAGGAGATCAACTACGTAAGCATCGTAAGCACGAAGGCGCCATATAAGCACACCTCCGGTCGCTGGGACGCCGCGCGCGGAAGCTACGCTCAGCCCGCAAGCTGCGGCAAAAAGATAGCCGTGATCGATTACGGCGTCAAGCGAAATATCCTAAACGAGCTTTGCGATCTGGGGCTCGGCGTCGAGGTTTTTCCGCACGACGTTACGGCAGAGAGCCTGATTGCTAAGCTTAAAGAGGGGCAGATTGACGGCGTGTTTTTATCAAACGGCCCGGGCGAGCCTCGCATGCTTAAAGAGGAGATCGTGCAGATCAAAAAGATGGTCGAAGCGCGCGTGCCGATTTTTGGAATTTGCCTAGGTCATCAGCTGCTAAGCAACGCGATGGGGTATGAGACCTACAAGCTGAAATTCGGCCAGCACGGCGCAAACCACCCAGTGCAAAATCTGCGCACCAAATCGATTGAGATCACCGCGCAAAACCACAACTACAACGTTCCAGAGACGATTGCGCAGATCTGTGAGATCACGCACCGAAATCTTTTCGACGGCACGATCGAGGGGGTGCGCTACAAAGACTATCCCGTATTTTCGGTGCAGCATCACCCAGAAGCCAGCGCGGGGCCTACCGAGAGCAAATATATCTTCAAAGAATTTCTTGAGATTTTATGATTTTTAAAATTTTGCCCGTATGAAATTTTACCGCGGTCGCGCGGTAAAATTTTAAATTTACGGCAAGCTTTAAATTTTAATGCGGTCTTTGCGTCGTAAATTTAAAGCCCGTCGCAGTCTGGATGATTGCAGGCTGGAGCGGTACGCAAAGTGTGCTTTTGCGGGCTGAGGATTGCCGCGGTGATTTTGGATTAAGCAGCTTTTTGGATGAAACGAATCTGTGCTAGTCGCGGTTTTAAATTTAAACCAGCTGCGCGCTGCATGCTTTTCATTCGTGTGATTTCGTGTCCGTATAACTTCTAAGCTCGCAGCTAAATTTCATGCGTTTTAAATTTAAAAATTGGGCTTGGTGCGCTTAGCCCTTTCAAAACAGATCCTGCGGTACATTTAGCATGGCTTCAAGCTCTTAAATTTGACGAACCATTTTGTTGCCGTTAAAAGTTACGCTAGTAAGCTGCCTTGCCGTCCGTAAAATTTTATCTAACGCCGTTTACCCACTAAAACCTTATCAGTGCTGTTTCATTTCCCTCTAAAAGCCATTTGCCTAAAATAAAATTCCGCTCCGCCGCGTAGTGAAATTTTACCTGCGCTAGCTTTAAAATTTTACTTTCAGTCGTTATTAAATCTCTTTCGCACCGATAAGATTTAGCCCGCATCACTTTAAATTTTGCCCATTCCTAGGCTGCAGTTTTTATCCACGCTTGTTTTTTAATCCCGCCCATATTTGCGCCTAAAATAAGAGTTGTGTTACTTTATGAAATTAAATTTTTAACTTAACATTATTTTAAGCTCAATAAAAGAGAAAATTTGAAAGAATTTCGTTTGAAATTT
This window harbors:
- the carA gene encoding glutamine-hydrolyzing carbamoyl-phosphate synthase small subunit, whose product is MNAYIYIENGIYLQAKAFGKGGSAFGELVFNTSATGYEEIISDPSYAGQFIIFTMPEIGIVGINENDKESSKIHASGIFVRNFNNEPSNFRSQMSLEDYFLQNGKFGVYDIDTRFLTKMLRDQGSLRAFVSTQISDKAALKKALSESARIEEINYVSIVSTKAPYKHTSGRWDAARGSYAQPASCGKKIAVIDYGVKRNILNELCDLGLGVEVFPHDVTAESLIAKLKEGQIDGVFLSNGPGEPRMLKEEIVQIKKMVEARVPIFGICLGHQLLSNAMGYETYKLKFGQHGANHPVQNLRTKSIEITAQNHNYNVPETIAQICEITHRNLFDGTIEGVRYKDYPVFSVQHHPEASAGPTESKYIFKEFLEIL